A single region of the Bacillota bacterium genome encodes:
- a CDS encoding ferrous iron transporter B, with amino-acid sequence MAPQALLCYDEKIENTLQRIIPFLKGRYHFSKRSVALLLLQGDPEITCLVEKQEGGIEELKQIIAETQARFGHPLSYHLALTLQNRAEELARHSFHIVARKQQVRQEWLNRLLINPWTGIPFLLIVLYFGVYKFVGQFGAGTVVGFIEETIFEQHFNPWLNNLVAVYIPWPALRALLAQDYGIITLGLRYAIALILPIVTTFFLFFALIEDSGYLPRLALLADRIFKPLGLSGRAVIPMVLGFGCDTMATIVTRTLETIRERVISTLLLALAVPCSAQLGVILAILAGHPAALLLWTGFVFLAFLLVGYLATKILPGEEPSFYIELPPLRCPQWRNVLIKTWTRLQWYFLEVLPIFILASVLIWLGQLTGFFPVLIRSLSLPVHWLGLPSEAAHVFLFGFFRRDYGAAGLYDIYQTGLLNGVQLVTAAVTLTLFVPCVAQFLIMIRERGWKTALAIALFIFPFAFLMGFLLHWLLVNLGVQL; translated from the coding sequence GTGGCCCCCCAGGCTCTGTTATGCTATGACGAAAAAATCGAAAACACATTGCAAAGAATTATTCCCTTTCTGAAAGGGCGTTATCATTTCTCAAAAAGGTCAGTTGCCCTCTTGCTTTTGCAGGGAGATCCTGAGATCACCTGTTTGGTAGAGAAGCAGGAGGGCGGGATTGAAGAGCTTAAACAAATTATTGCCGAAACGCAAGCACGTTTCGGGCATCCTTTAAGTTACCACCTGGCTTTAACCCTCCAAAACCGGGCGGAAGAACTTGCCAGGCATTCTTTTCATATTGTTGCAAGAAAGCAGCAGGTGCGGCAGGAGTGGTTAAACCGCTTGTTAATTAACCCCTGGACGGGAATTCCGTTTCTTTTGATTGTGCTTTATTTCGGAGTTTATAAATTTGTCGGCCAGTTTGGTGCAGGTACTGTAGTTGGTTTTATTGAAGAAACGATTTTCGAACAGCACTTTAACCCCTGGCTTAATAACCTTGTTGCTGTTTACATCCCCTGGCCGGCGCTTCGTGCTTTACTCGCCCAGGATTACGGGATTATCACCCTGGGCCTCCGCTATGCCATTGCTCTCATTTTACCCATTGTTACCACTTTCTTTCTTTTCTTCGCTTTGATAGAGGATAGCGGTTATCTCCCCCGGCTTGCCCTGCTGGCAGACCGCATTTTTAAACCGCTTGGCCTGAGTGGAAGAGCGGTTATTCCCATGGTTTTGGGTTTTGGCTGCGATACCATGGCCACAATTGTGACGCGAACTTTAGAGACCATCCGCGAGCGGGTAATTTCTACGCTTTTACTGGCCCTGGCGGTTCCCTGTTCGGCTCAGCTTGGAGTAATTCTGGCAATTTTAGCCGGACATCCCGCGGCCTTACTGCTGTGGACCGGCTTCGTTTTTCTTGCTTTCCTGCTGGTGGGTTACCTGGCGACAAAAATTCTGCCGGGTGAAGAACCAAGCTTTTATATCGAACTTCCTCCTCTCCGTTGCCCCCAGTGGAGAAATGTTTTAATTAAAACCTGGACGCGCCTTCAGTGGTATTTTCTTGAGGTTTTGCCAATCTTCATTCTTGCCAGTGTCCTGATCTGGTTGGGCCAGCTCACAGGGTTCTTTCCGGTCTTAATCCGTTCCTTAAGTTTACCTGTCCACTGGCTGGGGCTTCCTTCGGAAGCAGCCCACGTCTTTTTGTTTGGCTTTTTCCGGAGAGATTACGGGGCCGCCGGCCTCTACGATATCTATCAGACTGGTTTACTTAACGGCGTTCAGCTGGTTACGGCAGCCGTAACGCTTACCCTTTTTGTACCCTGTGTTGCCCAGTTTTTAATCATGATCAGGGAACGGGGATGGAAAACGGCTCTTGCCATTGCCCTGTTTATTTTTCCTTTCGCCTTTCTGATGGGGTTTCTGCTGCATTGGTTATTAGTGAATCTGGGGGTTCAACTTTAA
- a CDS encoding ferrous iron transport protein A, with product MAPPLSCLSGFPSVADLAVGEEARVVEINYKDPRQLRKLLAVGILPGTKIALIQRYPVYVLQVGWTKIALDQHLARAVWVSRNDEENT from the coding sequence GTGGCTCCTCCGTTAAGCTGTCTGTCCGGTTTCCCCTCGGTGGCTGACCTTGCGGTAGGTGAAGAGGCGCGAGTGGTAGAGATTAACTACAAGGACCCCCGGCAGCTCCGGAAGTTGCTGGCGGTAGGAATTTTACCGGGGACAAAGATTGCTTTAATCCAACGTTATCCAGTTTATGTGCTCCAGGTTGGCTGGACAAAAATCGCCCTCGACCAGCACCTGGCCCGGGCGGTTTGGGTTTCCAGGAATGACGAAGAAAACACATGA
- a CDS encoding helix-turn-helix domain-containing protein, with protein sequence MEKDISFPGPPWSWQPSLEAMVEEVGIDFDAFLASLKNGATDGEMAAKFGVSQKTIGLLRHHFERFGIDSIMGQD encoded by the coding sequence ATGGAAAAGGATATTAGTTTCCCCGGTCCCCCTTGGAGCTGGCAGCCGAGTTTAGAGGCCATGGTCGAAGAAGTTGGGATTGACTTTGATGCTTTTCTCGCTTCTTTAAAGAACGGAGCCACTGACGGAGAAATGGCAGCGAAATTCGGGGTATCCCAAAAGACGATCGGTCTTTTGCGGCATCATTTTGAGAGATTTGGAATCGACTCGATTATGGGTCAGGATTGA
- a CDS encoding magnesium chelatase, producing the protein MKTYLQLTRHNGNTALFLAVEMSLVSTLRGEPLHIHAEGLRGTGKTTIMRTVKQILPMITRIKGCLYNCNPAHPHCPEHKDLNPEEIKSLGTEQIPMPFLEISHSAKIGTVAGSIDLSKLTNPSKPEAALLPGIIPQAHRGIIFVDEINRLADTSPEITDVLLDVMGTKPGRVQIEETGLPVVEVPVLVSVWAASNPDEEPGPLAEIRRQLSDRFDLVVPIGRPSTPEEVIDILSTNEAMRGTDRGLSQQEKKHLEKMQENLESIALQSDLIMPEYLTNFLANIYINFNIESLRALEAIRQAALLHCALRKRSQVMISDIMAVLPLALYHRVNPATLTEIMNTVNNRITGNEKSPAGSNGTRNTSRFSQFFDRNPGKQPENSDEPAPENHLNHEAAPPQKARQLRNLLGKGLIKRESDL; encoded by the coding sequence ATGAAAACCTATCTTCAATTAACACGGCACAACGGTAACACAGCCTTATTTCTAGCCGTAGAAATGTCGCTCGTCTCTACTTTAAGGGGAGAACCCCTGCACATTCACGCGGAGGGGTTAAGAGGAACGGGAAAAACCACGATTATGCGGACTGTAAAACAGATTCTCCCCATGATTACCAGGATTAAAGGCTGCCTGTATAACTGCAATCCAGCCCACCCGCACTGTCCTGAGCATAAAGACCTAAACCCGGAAGAAATTAAGTCCCTTGGTACGGAACAAATACCCATGCCCTTTCTCGAAATATCCCATTCAGCAAAAATAGGAACAGTTGCCGGAAGTATTGACCTGAGTAAGCTCACAAACCCCTCTAAACCCGAGGCCGCTCTTCTTCCCGGGATCATTCCCCAGGCCCACCGGGGAATCATTTTCGTAGATGAAATTAACCGCCTCGCGGATACCTCGCCGGAAATTACCGATGTCCTGCTCGATGTGATGGGAACCAAACCGGGCCGCGTTCAGATTGAAGAAACCGGCCTCCCCGTCGTAGAAGTACCGGTGCTGGTTTCAGTTTGGGCCGCCTCCAATCCCGATGAAGAGCCGGGGCCCCTTGCGGAAATCAGAAGACAACTGTCAGACCGTTTCGATCTGGTGGTTCCAATAGGAAGACCTTCAACCCCGGAAGAAGTCATAGACATTTTGTCAACAAATGAGGCCATGCGGGGCACCGACCGGGGGCTCTCCCAGCAAGAAAAAAAGCATCTAGAAAAGATGCAAGAAAACCTCGAAAGTATAGCCCTCCAAAGCGATCTAATAATGCCGGAATACCTGACTAATTTTCTGGCCAATATCTACATTAATTTTAATATCGAAAGTCTCAGAGCTCTCGAGGCGATCCGCCAGGCGGCCCTCCTGCACTGCGCCCTCAGGAAGCGGAGCCAGGTAATGATCAGCGATATTATGGCCGTTCTTCCCCTCGCCCTATATCACCGGGTAAATCCGGCTACCCTTACAGAGATCATGAACACCGTAAACAACCGGATAACAGGAAATGAGAAAAGCCCTGCCGGCAGCAATGGTACCAGAAATACATCCCGTTTTTCGCAATTTTTTGACCGAAATCCTGGGAAACAGCCGGAAAACTCTGATGAACCTGCGCCGGAAAACCATTTGAACCATGAAGCGGCCCCTCCCCAAAAAGCCCGACAGCTCCGGAATTTGCTTGGAAAAGGTTTGATTAAAAGAGAATCTGATTTATGA
- a CDS encoding VWA domain-containing protein, with translation MSYQPPLFEKLTPQQLDALELQISASLNQKQGFRLGESTVISQYVHRPNPRNPGEILIFVNQDAGQVLAQLKEPGQVIHVDVFHEPACIQIRPLSVELSRTLRAYLNFRENQKGRVEDSKIQSYTENIYLKTGAEGGNLLELLALPESEQPPSTHGKIRNHVHLLFRNLPQKDIALIPCLVDTLETELTRQGVEIRKVENIFHMEKRDRQSSRHYFFGLEPGQHRLWHFATTLSTILSSPEDAIEFLRAFQPGLFRRKQSSANLRNKHGNLRELVLGLAEAGLIKRGWFADTLTGAGKELLDFIVQHQRELESQLRKILRSVPVPRGRYQTVRNFQVKSRQKHYTYTSKAATYMKDTWLGSIAVPETLVQAAKNKLLQKRQTFTIAREDLKVHEQEVSKPVDICLITDGSASMAGPKMKAVWHLAEHLLLTTRDKVAVVVFQLRRGRVVVPFTRNHSRLKAGLRSIHPQGMTPLADGLVEALKLIKNRHVRNPLLVLITDGVPTFGKWTLDARQDALKAARMVSEARAKLICIGVTPNREFLEELASQARGNVYIIDNLEDRATLIEIVQKEKKAYTQ, from the coding sequence ATGTCCTACCAACCTCCTCTTTTTGAAAAATTAACGCCTCAGCAGCTGGATGCTTTAGAATTGCAGATTAGTGCGAGTTTAAACCAGAAACAGGGATTCAGGCTCGGAGAATCCACGGTTATCAGCCAGTACGTCCACCGTCCCAACCCTCGCAACCCCGGGGAAATTCTTATTTTTGTGAACCAAGACGCTGGGCAGGTACTGGCACAGTTAAAAGAGCCCGGTCAGGTAATCCATGTGGATGTTTTTCACGAACCCGCGTGCATCCAAATCCGGCCTCTTTCCGTTGAGTTATCGCGTACCCTGCGGGCCTACCTGAACTTCCGCGAAAATCAAAAGGGCCGCGTTGAAGATTCCAAAATCCAATCGTATACAGAAAACATTTACCTGAAAACTGGAGCGGAGGGAGGGAATCTTCTGGAGTTACTTGCCCTCCCGGAATCGGAACAGCCACCTTCCACCCACGGAAAAATCCGGAATCACGTCCACCTGCTGTTCAGGAACCTACCCCAGAAAGATATCGCGCTTATTCCCTGTCTTGTAGACACTTTGGAAACCGAGCTCACCCGCCAGGGTGTTGAGATCAGGAAAGTAGAAAACATCTTTCACATGGAAAAAAGGGACCGGCAGTCTTCGCGGCACTATTTCTTTGGACTCGAACCGGGGCAGCACAGGCTCTGGCACTTTGCGACAACTCTCTCCACGATTCTAAGCAGTCCGGAAGACGCAATTGAATTCCTCCGGGCCTTTCAGCCGGGGTTGTTCCGCCGGAAGCAGTCTTCTGCCAATCTCCGCAATAAACACGGCAATTTACGAGAATTAGTGCTTGGCCTGGCGGAAGCCGGGTTAATCAAAAGGGGGTGGTTCGCAGATACCTTAACCGGAGCGGGAAAAGAATTGTTGGATTTCATTGTCCAGCACCAGCGCGAATTAGAGTCGCAATTACGCAAAATCCTCAGGTCCGTACCGGTCCCGCGGGGCCGCTATCAAACAGTACGGAATTTTCAAGTAAAAAGCAGGCAAAAACATTACACCTATACCAGTAAGGCAGCAACTTACATGAAGGATACCTGGTTGGGCAGTATCGCTGTACCCGAAACCCTGGTTCAGGCTGCAAAAAATAAACTCCTGCAAAAGCGTCAGACCTTCACGATTGCCAGAGAAGACCTCAAGGTCCACGAGCAAGAGGTCTCAAAGCCAGTCGATATTTGCCTGATCACTGACGGGAGCGCAAGTATGGCGGGACCGAAAATGAAAGCAGTCTGGCACCTCGCAGAACACCTTTTGCTAACAACGCGGGATAAAGTGGCCGTGGTCGTTTTTCAATTGCGGCGGGGAAGGGTAGTTGTTCCCTTCACAAGAAATCATTCACGCCTCAAAGCGGGCCTCAGGTCAATTCATCCCCAGGGGATGACACCGCTTGCCGACGGGCTGGTTGAGGCCCTTAAGCTCATTAAAAACCGCCACGTACGGAACCCTCTCCTCGTTTTAATTACTGACGGGGTTCCAACATTCGGGAAATGGACGCTTGATGCCCGGCAAGACGCCCTGAAAGCAGCCAGGATGGTTTCCGAGGCCCGCGCCAAGCTGATCTGTATCGGTGTCACCCCGAACCGGGAATTTCTAGAGGAACTGGCCAGTCAGGCACGGGGCAACGTTTATATTATAGATAACCTTGAAGATCGGGCTACCCTGATCGAAATCGTCCAAAAAGAGAAAAAAGCTTATACCCAGTAA